A genome region from Thermoanaerobacterium xylanolyticum LX-11 includes the following:
- the dnaK gene encoding molecular chaperone DnaK yields the protein MGKIIGIDLGTTFSCVAVMEGGQPVVIPNSEGARTTPSVVAFTKEGERLVGQVAKRQAITNPERTVMSIKRHMGSDYKVTIDGKSYTPQEISAMILQKLKADAEAYLGEKVTEAVITVPAYFNDSQRQATKDAGRIAGLDVKRIINEPTAASLAYGLDKQGNQKIMVYDLGGGTFDVSILEIGDGVFEVLATSGNNHLGGDDFDQRIMDWLADNFKREYGIDLRNDKMAMQRLKDAAEKAKIELSSAMTANINLPFITADATGPKHIDVNLTRAKFEELINDLVQSTVEPVNRALSDAKLSPSDIDKVILVGGSTRIPFVQETVKRIMGKEPHKGINPDECVAIGAAIQGGVLGGEVKDVLLLDVTPLSLGIETLGGVFTKLIERNTTIPTKKSQIFSTAADGQTSVEIHVLQGERPMARDNKTLGRFTLTGIPPAPRGVPQIEVTFDIDANGIVHVSAKDLGTGKSQNITITSSSNLSEEEINRMMNEAKQHEEEDRRRKEEIEVRNNADSLIYQAEKTMKDLADKMTQQEKDDINKEIENVRKALEGSDINAIKSASEKLSQAFYNVSSRIYQQAGGTGQTNSYSGSDETSNKENVYEADYKMEDDNKDNK from the coding sequence ATGGGAAAAATTATAGGAATTGATCTTGGTACAACTTTTTCATGCGTAGCTGTTATGGAAGGAGGACAGCCGGTAGTAATACCAAACTCCGAGGGAGCCAGGACGACGCCATCTGTTGTGGCATTTACAAAAGAAGGTGAAAGATTAGTAGGCCAAGTTGCAAAAAGGCAGGCTATTACAAACCCTGAAAGGACAGTTATGTCTATAAAAAGACATATGGGTTCTGACTACAAAGTAACTATTGATGGAAAGAGTTATACACCGCAAGAGATTTCAGCAATGATACTGCAGAAGCTAAAAGCTGATGCTGAAGCGTACTTAGGAGAGAAGGTTACAGAGGCTGTAATAACGGTTCCTGCGTATTTCAATGACAGCCAAAGGCAGGCAACTAAAGATGCAGGTAGGATAGCTGGACTTGACGTAAAGAGAATTATAAACGAGCCTACTGCGGCTTCATTGGCCTATGGGCTTGATAAGCAAGGTAATCAGAAGATAATGGTGTACGATTTAGGCGGTGGTACATTTGATGTTTCCATACTTGAGATAGGCGATGGGGTATTCGAAGTATTGGCTACAAGTGGTAACAACCACTTAGGCGGTGATGATTTTGACCAGAGGATTATGGATTGGCTGGCAGATAACTTCAAAAGAGAGTACGGGATCGACCTGAGAAACGACAAGATGGCAATGCAGAGGCTTAAAGATGCGGCGGAAAAGGCAAAAATAGAACTTTCTTCTGCTATGACAGCTAACATAAACTTGCCTTTTATAACTGCTGATGCTACAGGCCCTAAGCACATAGATGTAAATCTTACAAGAGCAAAATTTGAGGAGCTTATTAATGATTTGGTGCAATCTACTGTTGAACCAGTAAATCGTGCATTAAGCGATGCGAAGCTTAGTCCTTCAGACATTGATAAAGTGATATTAGTCGGTGGTTCGACAAGAATACCATTCGTTCAAGAGACGGTAAAAAGGATAATGGGCAAAGAACCACACAAAGGTATAAACCCAGATGAATGTGTTGCAATAGGAGCTGCAATTCAAGGTGGTGTATTAGGAGGCGAAGTTAAAGACGTATTGTTGTTGGATGTTACGCCGCTTTCTCTTGGCATTGAAACACTTGGCGGAGTATTCACAAAATTAATTGAGAGGAATACTACGATTCCTACAAAGAAGAGCCAAATCTTCTCCACTGCGGCGGATGGGCAGACATCTGTTGAGATACACGTTCTGCAAGGCGAAAGACCGATGGCTCGGGACAATAAGACTCTTGGAAGATTTACGTTGACTGGAATTCCACCTGCTCCAAGAGGAGTGCCTCAGATAGAAGTTACATTTGATATTGATGCTAATGGCATTGTCCATGTTTCTGCAAAAGATTTAGGTACAGGAAAATCTCAGAACATAACGATCACTTCTTCTTCTAATTTAAGTGAAGAAGAGATAAACAGGATGATGAATGAGGCAAAACAGCACGAAGAAGAAGACAGAAGGAGAAAAGAAGAGATAGAAGTAAGAAATAATGCAGATTCATTAATATACCAAGCCGAAAAGACCATGAAAGATTTGGCGGACAAGATGACACAGCAAGAAAAAGATGATATAAATAAAGAGATAGAAAACGTAAGAAAAGCTCTTGAAGGTAGCGATATTAACGCTATAAAAAGTGCTTCAGAAAAATTGTCACAAGCATTTTACAATGTATCTTCCCGCATATATCAGCAAGCAGGCGGCACAGGTCAGACAAATAGCTATAGTGGCAGTGATGAAACATCTAATAAAGAGAATGTATATGAAGCAGACTATAAGATGGAAGATGACAACAAAGATAATAAATAA
- the hemW gene encoding radical SAM family heme chaperone HemW, translating into MTMIRSGIYVHIPFCKRKCYYCDFNSYANMEDSFFSFKEAIIKEIKTRKEELKDIYTSVYIGGGTPNVLPPIYIEEILSEIYENYSLSNDAEITIELNPGLIDEEKLKSYKKAGVNRISIGLQSWQNNLLKAIGRIHTVSDFIENYGLASKYFDNINIDIMYALPNQTFENFKETLTNVIALKPSHISCYGLILEKGTPLYDMYERNEIKLADDEFELMMFHYGAELLEANGYRHYEISNYALPGFECRHNKLYWMDLHYLGFGPGAYSFVGNKRFGNIKNVKKYIDMIYNDGHAVDDVDELSLEDRMSEFMFLGLRMMDGVNDKDFKERFGESMFYVFKDAIYKNMELGLLIKEEDALKLTQNGVDVSNNVFEDFLF; encoded by the coding sequence ATGACAATGATTAGATCTGGTATATACGTTCATATTCCGTTTTGCAAGAGAAAATGCTATTATTGTGATTTTAATTCTTATGCAAACATGGAAGATAGTTTTTTTTCGTTTAAAGAAGCAATAATAAAGGAGATTAAGACGAGAAAAGAGGAGCTTAAAGATATATACACTTCTGTGTATATAGGAGGCGGTACGCCAAATGTCTTACCTCCTATATACATTGAAGAAATACTGAGTGAAATCTACGAAAACTACAGCTTAAGCAATGATGCAGAGATCACGATCGAATTAAATCCTGGCTTAATAGATGAAGAAAAACTTAAGTCATATAAAAAAGCGGGTGTAAATAGAATAAGCATAGGCCTGCAGTCTTGGCAAAACAATTTATTAAAAGCTATCGGTAGGATACATACAGTAAGTGATTTTATTGAAAATTATGGTTTAGCATCCAAATATTTTGACAACATAAACATAGATATAATGTATGCATTGCCAAATCAGACTTTTGAGAATTTTAAAGAAACATTGACAAATGTAATTGCATTAAAGCCATCACATATTTCTTGTTATGGACTTATATTAGAAAAAGGAACACCACTTTACGACATGTATGAAAGAAATGAGATTAAGCTTGCTGATGATGAATTCGAATTGATGATGTTTCACTATGGTGCAGAGCTTTTAGAGGCTAATGGATACAGACATTATGAAATATCAAATTACGCATTACCTGGGTTTGAATGCCGACACAACAAGCTGTATTGGATGGATTTACATTATTTAGGCTTTGGACCAGGTGCATATTCATTTGTAGGAAATAAGCGATTTGGCAATATAAAAAATGTTAAAAAGTATATAGACATGATTTATAATGATGGACATGCAGTTGATGATGTTGATGAGCTGTCTTTAGAAGATCGAATGTCTGAATTTATGTTTTTAGGTCTTAGAATGATGGATGGAGTGAATGATAAGGACTTTAAAGAGAGATTTGGCGAAAGCATGTTTTATGTATTTAAAGACGCCATTTATAAAAATATGGAGTTGGGCCTTTTAATTAAAGAAGAAGATGCCCTTAAATTAACTCAAAATGGAGTAGATGTATCCAATAATGTGTTTGAGGATTTTTTGTTTTAA
- the grpE gene encoding nucleotide exchange factor GrpE has product MDRDKDTIENKSNLEEDLKDNTSDANRPQDDIEGSIGVENVDQNEQKNYEGEIEELKNKLKQKEDEANEYLEMAQRLKAEFENYRKRTEKEKADLIEYGKEQVILDILPVVDNFERALEATHSDNEEIASFKEGVNLIYRQFKGVLEKLGVKEIESLGQIFDPYKHHAVMQEEAEDKKENEIIEVFQKGYMFNNKVIRPSMVKVAK; this is encoded by the coding sequence ATGGACAGAGATAAAGATACGATAGAAAATAAAAGCAATTTAGAAGAAGACTTAAAAGACAATACATCCGATGCTAACCGACCTCAAGATGACATTGAAGGTAGCATTGGTGTAGAAAATGTCGATCAGAATGAACAAAAAAATTATGAAGGAGAAATTGAAGAATTGAAAAATAAGCTTAAGCAGAAAGAAGACGAAGCAAATGAATACTTAGAGATGGCTCAAAGACTTAAAGCGGAGTTTGAAAATTACAGAAAAAGGACAGAAAAAGAAAAAGCCGATCTTATTGAATATGGCAAAGAACAAGTAATCTTAGATATATTGCCTGTTGTAGATAATTTTGAGAGAGCTCTTGAAGCTACTCACAGTGATAATGAGGAAATAGCTTCATTTAAAGAAGGTGTCAATTTAATATACAGGCAGTTTAAAGGTGTTTTGGAAAAACTGGGTGTTAAAGAGATAGAGTCTTTAGGTCAAATATTTGATCCATACAAGCATCATGCTGTTATGCAGGAAGAAGCAGAGGATAAGAAGGAAAATGAAATAATTGAAGTTTTTCAAAAGGGATATATGTTTAATAATAAAGTAATAAGACCGAGCATGGTCAAAGTAGCAAAATAA
- the hrcA gene encoding heat-inducible transcriptional repressor HrcA, which produces MPLDDRKKKILEAVINDYILTAEPIGSRTIAKRYNLGVSSATIRNEMADLEEMGYLEQPHTSAGRIPSDKGYRFYVNNILEHYLNESRDDEVETIDEVFAEIDDIVKKYARLLSTVTNHTIVVKMPRIDENTIKRIQILPVDANKLILLVMTESGIMKNYLISLKDNIDNNLFEFLNNLINNKMMGKRKREMDQTLRDEIKKESGSAIGIIDKITDTIINGLKQMDETDLYSEGISNILNFPEYKDLLKAKMFFDLIDNKDIMNSVLEPLDDSIDVTIGSESKFEEMWDLSIIKSTYKINGEVVGTFGIIGPTRMNYKRLINEINTMSNELSKVLSYIYQENKR; this is translated from the coding sequence ATGCCGTTAGATGATAGGAAGAAAAAGATTTTAGAAGCTGTTATTAATGACTATATTTTGACGGCAGAACCAATTGGATCTCGGACAATCGCAAAGCGATATAACCTTGGTGTAAGTTCAGCAACGATCAGAAATGAGATGGCTGACCTTGAAGAGATGGGGTACCTTGAACAACCTCATACATCTGCAGGTAGAATACCATCTGACAAAGGATATAGATTTTACGTTAATAATATATTAGAACACTATTTGAATGAGAGCCGTGACGATGAAGTAGAGACAATTGATGAGGTGTTTGCTGAGATAGATGATATAGTGAAGAAGTATGCCAGGCTATTGTCTACCGTTACTAACCATACTATAGTGGTTAAAATGCCTCGAATTGATGAAAACACGATTAAGCGAATACAGATATTGCCTGTTGATGCAAACAAATTGATACTTCTTGTTATGACAGAATCAGGTATTATGAAAAACTATTTGATAAGTTTAAAGGATAATATTGATAATAATTTGTTTGAGTTTTTAAACAACCTGATCAACAATAAAATGATGGGAAAAAGAAAAAGAGAAATGGATCAGACATTGAGAGATGAGATAAAAAAAGAGTCTGGCAGTGCTATCGGAATCATAGATAAGATTACAGATACGATCATAAATGGTTTAAAGCAAATGGATGAAACAGACTTGTATTCTGAAGGTATTTCAAATATTCTCAACTTTCCTGAGTACAAGGATCTGTTAAAAGCCAAGATGTTTTTCGATCTGATTGACAATAAAGACATTATGAATTCAGTGTTGGAGCCTTTAGATGATTCCATCGATGTTACTATTGGAAGTGAAAGCAAGTTTGAAGAGATGTGGGATTTAAGCATAATCAAATCTACTTATAAGATAAATGGTGAGGTTGTAGGAACTTTTGGCATTATTGGACCTACAAGGATGAATTACAAAAGGCTTATAAATGAAATAAATACGATGTCAAATGAATTGTCAAAAGTTCTATCATATATATATCAAGAAAATAAGAGGTGA